A window of the Desulforapulum autotrophicum HRM2 genome harbors these coding sequences:
- a CDS encoding carbon starvation CstA family protein: MSALLIMVASFAGYLLMYKLYGRFIGEKIFKLSGTSSAPSVSMEDGIDYVPTNKEVIFGHHFTSIAGTGPIVGPAVAIIWGWVPALIWVFVGSIFMGAVHDFGSLIISMRNQGKSIADYTAKYVNNRTKFLFFILVFLELWIVIAIFGLVIAVVFAMYPAAVLPVWFEIPIAVYLGYLIYQKGKGIVLWSIIAVVAMYVTVAIGAYLPITMPDVAGIPATGVWTILLLIYAFIASTLPVTTLLQPRDFINSHQLLVAMALLIAGVFASAFSGNLEIVAPAVQMSPAQAPPMWPFLFITIACGAISGFHSLVSSGTSSKQVRSETDSLFVGYGSMLMEGSLATLVIIAVAAGIGMGYTTKTGETLTGIAAWSTHYSSWAAAAGLGSKVAAFVNGAANMIAATGISFKIALVVMGVFVASFAGTTLDTATRIQRYIISELFTSVRMDFLTGKYIATFIAVITALALAFATGAGGKGALKLWPLFGAVNQTLAALALIIITVYLKGRGGIKWVVAGIPSVFMVFMTIWALVLNQTKFGTQHNLLLQTVNAIILVIAVWISIEGTLKFFSINGEIEDLETEDLELTSVDGDAS, from the coding sequence ATGAGTGCTTTGTTGATCATGGTCGCATCATTTGCCGGTTATCTGTTGATGTACAAGCTCTATGGACGGTTTATTGGCGAAAAAATTTTTAAGCTGTCTGGGACTTCGTCTGCGCCTTCAGTTTCCATGGAGGACGGGATTGACTATGTTCCCACCAACAAGGAGGTGATCTTCGGTCATCATTTTACCTCCATCGCAGGCACTGGACCCATTGTGGGACCCGCGGTTGCCATCATATGGGGGTGGGTCCCGGCCCTTATCTGGGTGTTTGTGGGCAGCATTTTCATGGGTGCTGTCCATGATTTTGGTTCGCTGATCATTTCCATGCGTAACCAGGGTAAATCCATTGCCGATTACACTGCCAAATATGTCAATAACCGAACCAAATTCCTCTTTTTTATCCTGGTGTTCCTGGAATTATGGATTGTGATAGCCATTTTCGGCCTTGTCATTGCCGTTGTATTTGCCATGTACCCTGCAGCCGTCCTGCCCGTATGGTTTGAAATCCCCATTGCCGTCTACCTTGGCTATCTGATCTATCAAAAGGGAAAGGGCATTGTCCTCTGGTCGATCATTGCCGTGGTTGCCATGTATGTGACCGTTGCCATAGGGGCCTACCTGCCTATTACGATGCCCGACGTGGCCGGAATTCCAGCCACGGGCGTATGGACCATCCTTCTTTTGATCTATGCCTTTATTGCATCAACCCTGCCCGTGACCACCCTTCTCCAGCCCAGGGATTTCATCAATTCACACCAACTCCTTGTGGCCATGGCATTATTGATTGCAGGCGTATTTGCCTCGGCATTCTCCGGAAATCTTGAAATCGTTGCCCCGGCAGTCCAGATGTCACCTGCCCAGGCTCCACCCATGTGGCCCTTTTTGTTTATCACCATTGCCTGCGGCGCCATCTCTGGATTTCACTCCCTGGTATCCAGCGGTACCTCGTCCAAGCAGGTGAGAAGCGAGACAGACTCGCTGTTTGTGGGGTATGGTTCCATGCTCATGGAAGGATCCCTTGCCACCCTTGTAATCATTGCTGTAGCCGCCGGCATCGGCATGGGGTATACCACCAAAACCGGTGAGACCCTCACGGGAATCGCCGCCTGGTCAACCCATTATTCGTCCTGGGCTGCAGCCGCAGGTCTGGGTTCTAAAGTTGCCGCCTTTGTCAATGGCGCAGCCAACATGATTGCTGCAACCGGTATCTCTTTTAAAATTGCCCTGGTGGTAATGGGTGTGTTTGTGGCATCCTTTGCAGGAACAACCCTTGACACGGCAACACGGATCCAGCGTTACATCATTTCCGAACTTTTCACCAGCGTCCGCATGGATTTTCTCACGGGTAAATATATCGCCACTTTTATCGCAGTTATAACGGCCCTGGCCCTTGCCTTTGCAACGGGTGCCGGCGGCAAAGGCGCCTTAAAACTGTGGCCTCTTTTTGGCGCAGTCAACCAGACCCTGGCGGCCCTGGCCTTGATCATCATCACGGTTTATCTCAAGGGCAGGGGCGGAATCAAGTGGGTTGTCGCTGGAATACCTTCTGTTTTCATGGTATTCATGACCATCTGGGCATTGGTTCTCAACCAGACAAAATTTGGTACCCAGCACAATCTGCTTCTCCAGACGGTCAACGCCATCATTCTTGTTATTGCCGTGTGGATTTCCATTGAGGGCACCCTGAAGTTTTTCAGCATCAACGGTGAAATTGAGGATCTGGAAACCGAGGATCTGGAATTAACGTCGGTTGATGGCGATGCCAGTTAA
- a CDS encoding ArsA family ATPase: protein MNKTSLVFYMGKGGTGKSTVSAISAMVLARVGKKVMVASFDAAHNLSDIFKTRLGHTPRAILPGLLAAEIDRERMIQLFLKETRDSLKRNYSYLTAFNLDGYFNVLKFSPGLEEHALVRALTEIMQGFPDLDYLIIDMPPTAISVKFFLLPTLSRIWIQELEKLRNEINKKKKIVSTVRYGNKEHGRDKILNRIMTLKQEYMDLEALFRNPATTTLSVVLNNDSLSISETERIVSDLGKNNIPVKSVVWNRVDDTRGLPGFSIAGSRPLSLPSSADSLTGIDTLNQFVDSWEVDASTLVERVTGSKLL from the coding sequence GTGAATAAAACCTCACTTGTGTTTTACATGGGCAAGGGTGGAACCGGCAAATCAACGGTTTCGGCCATCTCTGCCATGGTGCTGGCAAGGGTCGGGAAAAAGGTGATGGTGGCAAGCTTTGATGCGGCCCACAACCTTTCAGATATTTTTAAGACACGCCTGGGCCACACGCCCCGGGCGATCTTGCCGGGACTGCTTGCCGCCGAGATTGACCGTGAACGTATGATTCAGCTTTTTTTAAAGGAAACAAGGGATTCCCTGAAAAGAAACTATTCCTATCTCACGGCCTTTAACCTTGACGGGTATTTCAATGTTTTAAAATTTTCCCCGGGCCTTGAGGAACACGCCCTTGTCCGGGCCTTGACCGAGATCATGCAGGGCTTTCCCGACCTTGATTACCTCATCATTGATATGCCTCCAACGGCCATTTCCGTGAAATTTTTTCTCCTGCCGACCCTTTCCCGGATCTGGATCCAGGAGCTTGAAAAGCTGCGAAACGAGATCAACAAAAAAAAGAAGATCGTTTCAACAGTTCGTTATGGGAACAAAGAACATGGGCGGGATAAGATCCTGAATCGCATCATGACCCTTAAACAGGAGTACATGGACCTTGAAGCCTTGTTTCGGAATCCTGCCACCACAACCCTTTCCGTGGTGCTGAACAATGACAGTCTTTCAATTTCCGAAACAGAGCGCATCGTCAGTGATCTTGGCAAAAACAACATCCCAGTCAAGAGTGTTGTGTGGAACAGGGTTGATGACACCAGGGGCTTGCCCGGGTTTTCCATTGCCGGTTCAAGGCCGCTGTCTCTACCCAGTTCGGCGGACTCCCTCACCGGGATTGACACCCTGAATCAATTTGTTGATTCCTGGGAAGTTGACGCATCCACCCTTGTTGAAAGGGTAACCGGGTCAAAATTGCTGTAA